The Trichosurus vulpecula isolate mTriVul1 chromosome 4, mTriVul1.pri, whole genome shotgun sequence genome contains a region encoding:
- the LOC118846922 gene encoding uncharacterized protein C17orf47-like has protein sequence MGSTQKGSMSQTAKMTKAPLKVSAPMQRGPEVNHSMSPHRGPSASHRSADLSQSVSPQRGMESRQTAASQRGADAPRSASPQYGLDFSRTSSPQGHESGSHSQGHLKAEAIRHGSPQRKHDHSSVSHANLLAPLGRAQMKSDGTSHGGTHRTQSPPTQDQIHKNVAAPGHESHRNVLPSDAKVTSRAPSSNQKESAVPSSQWDVEPPPSKVTNPQGVRSPRRRSVNPKDESTQTDIKKNVVYSEGKPLLRKPPSSDPTHTALETKPTPRIVSVQESQAGSRSTIHAETKGSHRNLGSLEVESAVKVSFRKDADHSQKVIGRSEVETVQRQVPSPTRVALTQEAETAIKTSTRSGREPRRVTILTESESSSPSPSWQPSEPSHKPPILSSSAKPPSSEVPTKAVTVTEPELIPRPLPPRSLPKYGPESSWWILFHPEPPEPPKNERALTQSENRASHLDLFMSQIAIASAYCEELIIQSEKATSPEPQSPHSPLSRVCSRDFLKSALQPLESPECMEDGTIQRFSAFFLDVTDEMLNRVIWWLKGLCFCPIYVIWKWGW, from the exons ATGGGCTCTACCCAAAAAGGCTCCATGTCTCAGACAGCCAAGATGACTAAAGCCCCGCTTAAAGTTTCTGCTCCTATGCAGCGAGGGCCTGAGGTCAACCATAGTATGAGTCCCCATCGAGGCCCTTCTGCCAGCCACAGAAGTGCAGATTTGTCCCAGAGTGTTTCCCCCCAACGTGGAATGGAAAGTCGTCAAACTGCTGCCTCCCAAAGAGGGGCAGATGCCCCTCGATCTGCTTCCCCCCAGTATGGGCTTGATTTCTCACGAACTTCCTCTCCCCAAGGGCATGAATCTGGTTCTCACAGCCAAGGCCACCTAAAGGCTGAAGCAATCCGTCATGGCTCACCTCAACGCAAACATGATCACAGCTCAGTTTCCCATGCTAACTTGCTGGCCCCACTAGGGAGAGCACAGATGAAATCTGATGGTACTTCCCATGGTGGCACACATAGGACCCAAAGTCCACCAACACAGgatcaaatacataaaaatgtggCTGCCCCAGGGCATGAGAGCCATCGGAATGTACTTCCCTCAGATGCCAAAGTCACTTCCCGGGCACCATCCTCGAATCAGAAGGAATCGGCTGTACCAAGCTCTCAATGGGATGTGGAACCACCGCCCTCCAAGGTTACAAACCCCCAAGGGGTCCGAAGCCCTCGAAGGCGTTCAGTTAACCCAAAGGATGAATCCACTCAgactgatataaaaaaaaatgtggtctATTCTGAGGGCAAACCTCTCTTGAGGAAACCACCCTCCTCAGATCCAACCCATACTGCTCTGGAGACCAAACCAACCCCAAGGATTGTGTCTGTGCAAGAATCTCAGGCAGGTTCCCGAAGCACAATCCATGCAGAAACTAAGGGATCCCACAGAAACTTGGGATCTTTAGAAGTAGAGTCAGCTGTTAAGGTGTCATTCCGTAAGGATGCTGATCACTCACAAAAAGTCATAGGTCGATCAGAAGTTGAGACAGTCCAGAGGCAGGTTCCATCTCCTACCAGGGTCGCACTGACCCAAGAGGCAGAGACAGCTATCAAGACCTCTACTCGTTCGGGGCGTGAGCCACGCCGGGTCACCATCTTAACAGAGTCAGAGTCATCTTCTCCAAGTCCTTCCTGGCAACCAAGTGAACCTTCCCACAAACCACCAATTTTAAGTTCTTCTGCTAAGCCACCATCTTCTGAAGTCCCAACGAAGGCTGTTACTGTTACAGAGCCAGAATTGATCCCTCGTCCTTTACCACCCAGGTCCTTACCAAAGTATGGTCCTGAGTCTTCATGGTGGATCTTATTCCACCCAGAACCTCCTGAGCCTCCAAAGAATGAGAGAGCCTTAACACAGTCAGAAAATAGGGCATCTCACCTAGACCTTTTCATGTCCCAGATAGCGATAGCCTCAGCTTACTGTGAAGAGTTAATCATACAGAGTGAGAAGGCAACTTCTCCTGAACCACAATCTCCACATAGCCCTTTGAGTAGAGTGTGTTCAAgggattttctgaagtctgctttgCAGCCCTTGGAATCACCTGAGTGCATGGAGGATGGAACCATTCAAAGGTTTAGTGCTTTCTTCCTGG ATGTTACTGATGAGATGCTTAATCGGGTCATCTGGTGGTTGAAAGGTTTGTGTTTTTGCCCCATTTATGTCATTTGGAAGTGGGGGTGGTGA